CCCTCTTTAGATTCAAGTTTCCTATATAAATCCTCATATGATTTGTCTTTTGCAATTGCTACAGCCTTCTTACTTCTCATTTAGCTTCTTTATATCTTTTTTCTACCCTAGTTCTCTATGCAGGTGTCCCTTCTTCGAAAGTAATGAGCTCTCTAAACCTCGTTTGCTTCAACGCGACGTTCATTTGGACATCATCACTAAGCCACCACGATTCTCTTCTACTCTTATGGGCTCTCGATGTTCTTATTGCCACCCCTAAGGCCTCTTTTACCACAACCCTGATAGTGGACGCCATGCGGTTCCATATCTAGTCTGCGTCAGTAGGAGCTACGTTATCCCCTTCTACCCTTAATTATCAACAACAGTCTCTCTAAAAGTCTCTGCATTCGCTCCATATAGGTTCTTCCAAAGGATTCTAGGTTGTACAGCCCTGACCCTCCTGCCAACTCTTCCTCGAGTGACTACGTCCATGACCAACAATCTATGCTGGGAGGAGCACGTGAAGGCTGGAAGGACCTTACAATCCCTGCAGGTCCTAAGTTCCCCTATACGAAGAAGCACAAAGTCAATCTGGGTGCTACGACCCCCGCTATGAAAAGTGGCTAACTGAGCATCCCTCTTCTTAAAGAAAGAGTTTGCTACAACCAACTCGTAGGCAATGGCAAACTCAAGAATTGAGCACCCTTCTTCATTTCTAGGACCAAACCCAAAACCTCCATGGGCTCCCTCGTAACCTTCTGCCTCTGCTCCTATGCGCCCATTCTGATCACCCCCTATAATCGGTCGATGGTCAGCTGTGCACCCCCTCACCACCTCGTCTAACAATTCCCAAAAACTCTTCTTTTTCGCATCACCTAAACCCGCATGGGGTGCGTAAGCGCTTATGATCGTGTAAGTCTCCTCCTTAATAATTAAACTAACCGACATAATTCTATCGCTAAACCTACCTACGTCAACAACGTTATCCTTATGTAAGTTTCCTATAAAGATACCTACCCTGTTCCGTGCTACCCTAGAACCCGAGTACCACAACTTATAGTCCTTAATCTCTACCGCCCCTTcacccttccatctagtctcttgaacaCACACTATGTCCATATTACTCTTAAGGAAGATATCAACGAGCTTAATACTCTTACCCGTCAAGGTTCCTATATTCCAACTACTCACTCTAATCCTACCCAGGGTGGCTACCCTACTACCTCTTCTAACCCCTCTAGGCCTACCCACCCCTAAAGTAGGAGGACATGACCTCAAGTAACCATAAGTATGTGTAGGGTCTATATTAACTTATACACTAAAAAGATAATCCAAGTACTAGCTAAAAATATGAatatgttaaattagtatatattgttatttataatatttaaaacTGAAGATGAAATAAATAATTGTAATAAATAAGTAGGTCAATATATAACTGGGAATAGTATGGAAGAGAAATATTCAAATGAAGTCAAATTTTAAGTTGAGATCGaagggaccaatcagagtgcgacatgtgacgcgataatcacatttgattgaaaaaaaaattcaaaaaaaaaaaatttttttttttaaaatttttcaaaattttttttcgaaattttttttcttcCCAATTTATTTcattcacatgtgattggatttgacatgtaataaatcacatgtgattctgcatgtcaatcacatatGATAGTAAACCCAATCATatatgattctgcatgtcaaatccaatcacatgtgattgaaaataaaattcagtaaaatgacgaatttcagtaagtttgtgctaaaaccttcaaacaccaagtttttgatcaaaacttgatcaaactaccgaattaaagtctgaaattttgaagatatgatcacgaaacgctaacaaacttgatcaaatcaccgaattaaagtttaTTTCCGGTTAAAAGTtttattttagaaaaaaaaatttgaatttttttttcaatcacatgtgattagatttgatatgcagaatcacatgtgattgggtttttataatcacatgtgattgacatgcagaatcacatgtgatttactgcatgtcaaatccaatcacatgtgattgaaaaaaaaaattcaaaaaaaaaaatttacaaaaaaaaaattcgaaaaaaaatttacaaatttttttcttttcaatcacatgtgattgtcgtgcCACATGTCATGCTTTGATTGGTCCGTTGGATTTCAAacaaattattggattcaagggattacaactcATGGTATGGAATAAATAAGTATAAGTAATAAGACAATATATACCAACAGTCAATCACGGAACAGTTAGAATTTTAGAAAAGCTCTTCAAGTATCATCCAATAGAAATAACTAGTGAAATGATTCGTAGAACCacggatttgtttaaacgaaacagtttaatgatatgtattaggtattaagtgaatgtaaatgctaaagtcatttagtttaatgacccgtggaaccacagagtccgactaagaaactcgtcagctgaatatttcatcaaacacctagaatgcatattaaacaatccacatccaatcataagagataatattggttgttattttatttaaaaatgtaaattaaaatataaatttagaattggtttccttatGCCTagtttttataccttctcgtactcaattcaaaataattaattaaaataattcaaaattcattaattttaataattaaaataattattaataagatttaataataataataataataataataataataataataataataataataattaataagatttaattttaattcaaaattatttagattaatgacatcatccaccatgcttagatttttttccttttgttttttgatttttttaacaaaggaattagtctaataatgacatcatcattataggatattAAAAGATTCTATAGATACAGCAGAAGTAAGATTATagggaaaaaagaaaaaaataataaaaaaggaTTTAACGTTCAGAGATCTAACCCAGCCTTGTGTAAACAAGGAATTTCGGGCAGCGCGGCTCTTGACTGCTAAAAAGAACAGAAGAAAATGACTGAAAAAAATATTCCGGCAACCTGACAGGCGGCGCGTGGCGGAGTGTCACGGCGCGTTTTGGAACATTTGCAGACGAAAGTTATACTCTCAGGTTCGGAAAGATGCAACGAGTTTAATGGAGCCGGTGACGGTTTCTAATTCACTCAAAATTTGGAGCAATTTACGTTCAAATGTTAGGGTTGTAGTTTGCTTTTTGGGGTGGAGTAAATCAGAAAGACATTAGGTTGGAGTAAACAAATTAGTGTTATCTTCTAAATGCTCCAGTGAGGGTAGCAACCCGTTATTGGTCCCTTCTTTTCAGCTCAGATTGTTTTGTTAGCTATGTTAattatatttaaataagttaataattattaaaataattatttattaaaataattatttatatttactccgGGTGTTTCGTTAATCCAAAAAACAACTTTTTCGGTGATCAAAGCCGTATCATTTTATTCGTATTTCAATATCCGAAATAAGTTAATCAATTAATATTTAATCATATTAATTAAAGAAACCCTAAAAAGGATTATATATGTATTTAGACTGAAAATAACGCAGCGTGATCGATCGGTTTTTGCCTCCATCGCTCCGTAGTGGGGCGTGATGGTGGCCATTTTTATCCGGCGTGATGAAGCCATCACAGAAGCGTGTTCCAGTTTTCGATGGTTTTGATTGGTGGAAGAGGCAACGGTCAAATATGGGTCGAAGATATATCCGTTAATATAcgaatttaatataatttaaataatttaaataataaattaataaaaattcTAAATAAACAACACACCCCATTCCATTTTTTACCATAAAACACTTTCATTTCACTCATTTCTCTACACTTTTAACTTTATATTTAACAATTCAAAACATGTCTCAAAATCCCGATCAAAATGAGTCCAGTTCCGGTAACCTCTACAACTTCGGGTCACCAAATTTCCCCGGTTCAAGCTCTAATTCCCCGCACAATGTTCGGGGTAATCGACCATTTGGGAATGTCCCGCAAcaaaatcttcttcatgaatctaaTAATCCGGCATGTTAACAACAACAAATTCAACAACAATACCACCAACCTTTTCACCAACCTTTTCAACAATCTTTTTCATCACAATTTTCTCATTTCTCGCAACCGGGTATTATGCCATTTCAACTTACAAATACTCAACCATGGCAACAATCACAATCAACATTTACCCTTTAAATACCGAAGAAGTAGAGGAAGTTTGTGCGGAGTCGAGCCAACCACAAGTAAGAGTTCAAGGTAGTCATAAACGAAAAGGAAAAGGAGTTCCGAAAGAACCACAAATTAAATAATTGTGGACTCCATAAGAAGAAATTTGGTTGGCTACGTGTTGGATACATTGCTCAGAAACACAAAGAGTATATCGAAGTTTCAAGCGACGACGATGATGAGTAATTGTTATCTTTTTTAATTAACGTACGTTTTATTTTCTAGGAAAATAATAAAGTAATTGTATTAGgattttttaattatcgtaatttttattttttaggactTTTATAAATTGTAATCGTTTGATTTTAATTAATGTAAGtgtgtttttataaattttaattacttatatatgtaatatttttataaaaaaacaaaCAACTTACAAAAAATAATGCAAACAAAAAtgaaaaaacaaataaaaatgtgGGACCAATCTAACCCATCACACAACCATCACACCTACCACTACAAACTTCATCACGTCATCACCCCATCACATTTGCCAACTCAGCACTATACACCAGAAAACCCCCATCACCCCCATCACCATTATATATGGTCTTATAAAGTTGAACACATAAAGTTCAAGTAAACACCGTTAAGATTAACTAATAGAAAGTTAAATAAAAGTAACGAAAAAAGTATGGTTGTTACACTTTACGCCACCAATATACGAAGACACGCCATTGTGGGTTAAGTGTAATGAATATGGTATGAGTTAAGAGTATGTCCTATCCAGCGATCGTGTATCCTGTTTTATAAAATGTTTTTAGGGCTTCTTCCCAGCCTCCGATACCTTAATCGGTCTCCAAGACGGTCATAGAAAGATCAAGTTGACTTTACGTTCGGTCAACTGGGAAGATTCAAAAGACAAGAAAGTGTTGCTGGTCCATTCCTCTTTTGTCTTCAGGGCGACAATATTTGAAAAGGATTATCCCGCTCATATCTTCTTTGATCTAGGCAATCCCGTAACTTAACCTTATGTCTTCTGTCTTGGTAAGCGGGATACCTTTGTGGATTGCTACCTCCGATTATTATCTTCGTTTAGCTAGCTTCGTGCAGGTTCAGAAGATGGGGTACACTATCAGAGATCAGTCAGTCATACAGAAGATAAGCATACCCAAATCTTGGTTACACATTCAGTAGATACAcagttaataaataaattatattggtCAAACAGTAAATTAAATATGCAGAACCTGATTCGAGACTGAAAACAAATGTGTGTAGTAGTTAGCAAAAGCAGTAATATACCTCCTTTGGTTACTGGAATCATGCTAACATCCAAGTGTAGCAACTAGCCAGGATAACCAACATCGCGCCAAGCTGTGCTGATGGACAGAAATTGCTACAAAGAAGAAGAAACGGGATGATTAAATTGGAGCCCAATTACTGAAAAGTATCAAATTTTAAATTTCAAACTCACATATTTATTCAAGAGAATTCATGTGGCTCATAAAACAATACAATATAACCGTTCAAATAAAAGCCTTATACATGATCTCTGCACAGACACATGCATATTCATGTGAATTTGGGCAAAAGAGTGTAAAGGGGAAAGACAAATCCACATGCATGTATGAGTATTCAAGAGGTACTAGACAACGTAAAATCAGTACTCATGATACAGGTCGTATGACCAATTTTAAATTCAGTTTTACATCTCGAGAGCCCAATCAAGTGATCCTAATCAGCACAGAACAGAACAGAGCATCTTGAGGAGTTCCTATACTTTCGTGATTGCAGAAAAAATTTCGGTCGTTGGGTGTATCACCATTAACATATGCAGACGTTCAAAGCACAAACATCTAACATGTTTATTACCATCATCCGCATAACAAAACACTCAAGCCTTATGGGCAATATACAAattctaacatatatttcataccaGAATTGTGCACCATTGTCCTCCAATACATTACATATCATCTTAAAACTAAAAAGTGATATTTCTAAAGCTTAGTACCAAGATCTTTAAAGAGGTAACCGTTTACAATTACAACTATAACAAATTTCTGGACTATGGGAAACGTATATACGGTTATGCACTACGAGCAATATTTTATCTAGGACTTAAAACGGGTTGAGCCGTGCTCCTTTAATAAAAAATATACCAAGGATCTGTTGGAAAATCGTGTCTACTTTtagtcagattaacgcagcggatagttaaaataataatcttttattatttcataaaacatttacaagattaaatattcatatatttaatgaagcatgcacacgattaatttatcccaatgagatccagttacaccactaataattgtcaaaatatgtaattcacaaaatg
This genomic window from Rutidosis leptorrhynchoides isolate AG116_Rl617_1_P2 chromosome 2, CSIRO_AGI_Rlap_v1, whole genome shotgun sequence contains:
- the LOC139888622 gene encoding uncharacterized protein — protein: MDIVCVQETRWKGEGAVEIKDYKLWYSGSRVARNRVGIFIGNLHKDNVVDVGRFSDRIMSVSLIIKEETYTIISAYAPHAGLGDAKKKSFWELLDEVVRGCTADHRPIIGGDQNGRIGAEAEGYEGAHGGFGFGPRNEEGCSILEFAIAYELVVANSFFKKRDAQLATFHSGGRSTQIDFVLLRIGELRTCRDCKVLPAFTCSSQHRLLVMDVVTRGRVGRRVRAVQPRILWKNLYGANAETFRETVVDN